In Streptomyces sp. ML-6, the genomic stretch GCCGAGGTCGACCAGCATCAGGTGCTCGGCGCGTTCCTTGGGGTCGGCGAGGAGTTCGTCGGCGAGCGCCTGGTCCTCCTGCGGGGTGGCGCCGCGGTGCCGGGTGCCGGCGATCGGGTGGACCATGGCGCGGCCGTCCTCGACCTTGACCAGGGCCTCCGGGCTGGAGCCCGCGATGTCGAAGCCGTCGAACCGGAAGAGGTACATGTACGGCGAGGGGTTGGTGGCGCGCAGCACCCGGTAGACGTCCAGCGCGCTGGCGGCGCAGGGGGTCTGGAAGCGCTGCGAGGGGACGACCTGGAACGCCTCGCCGGCCCTGATGCGTTCCTTCACGTCCTCGACGGCGTCCTGGTACGCCTTGCCGCCCCACAGCGCGGTGTAGGGGGGCAGCTCGGACGGCGGGAGGGCGGCGGGGGTGTTCTCGACGGGGCGCGAGAGGTCGCGTTCCATGGCGTCGAGGCGGGCGACGGCGTCCGCGTACGCCTCGTCGACGCCGGTCGAGAGGTCGTTGTGGTTGATCGCGTTGGCGATCAGCAGGACGCTGCCGTCCCAGTGGTCGAGCACGGCCAGGTCCGAGGTGAGCAGCATGGTCAGCTCGGGGAGGTGGAGGTCGTCCTCGGCGCTGTCGCCGATCCGTTCCAGGCGGCGCACGATGTCGTAGCCGAGGTAGCCGACCATGCCGCCGGTGAAGGGGGGCAGTCCGTCGTCGACGACCAGGTCGTGCGGGGTGTGCAGGGTCTCGATGGTGGCGCGCAGGACCTCCAGCGGGTCCCCGTCGACGGGGACGCCGACGGGCGGGACGCCCAGCCAGTGGGCCTGGCCGTCGCGCGCGGTGAGGGTGGCGGCGCTGCGTACCCCGATGAAGGAGTAGCGCGACCAGGTGCGGCCGTTCTCCGCCGATTCCAGGAGGAAGGTGCCGCTGCGCTCGGCCGCGAGCTTGCGGTAGAGCCCGACCGGGGTGTCGCCGTCCGCCAGGAGCCTGCGGCTGACGGGGATGACGCGCCGGTCCACGGCGAGTTTGCGGAAGGTGTCGAGATCCATGGCGGCTGCCCTACTGCGCGAGTGGGAGGACGTCGGCGTCGAAGCAGGTGCGGTCGCCGGTGTGGCAGGCGGCACCCGTCTGGTCGACCTTGACGAGGACGGTGTCGGCGTCGCAGTCGAGGGCGACGGACTTGACCTGCTGGATGTGGCCCGAGGTGTCGCCCTTGGCCCAGTACTCCTGCCGGCTGCGGGACCAGTAGGTGCACCGGCCGGTGGTGAGGGTGCGGTGCAGGGCCTCGTCGTCCATCCAGCCGAGCATCAGCACCTCGCCGGTGTCGTACTGCTGGGCGATGGCCGGGACGAGTCCGTCGGCGCCGCGCTTGAGGCGGGCCGCGATGGCCGGGTCGAGGTTGCCGGACGGCGGCGGGGTGCTGGGCGTGGGCTCGCTGGTCATGCGCCCATTGTGCCGTGGCCGCGGGGGCCGTTCGGCGCGACGTCCACTGGGCGGACCGGGCGCGGCGGTCGTACGCTGGCGAGCATGTCGACCCATGCGAAGCGTGAACGGCTTCTGCTCGCGGATCTGTTGGAGGCGGCGGGCCCGGAGGCCCCGACCCTGTGCCACGGCTGGACCGCCCGGGACCTGGCCGCCCATGTGGTGGTCCGGGAGCGCCGGCCGGACGCGGCGGGCGGGATACTGGTGGGCGTGCTGAAGAACCGGCTCGAACGGGTGCAGGCGGAGTTCGCCGCGAAGCCGTACGAGGAGCTGGTCCAGCTGATCCGCACCGGGCCGCCGCGGTTCTCCCCGTACGCCGTGAAGCAGGTCGACGAGGCCGCCAACACCGTGGAGTTCTACATCCACGCGGAGGACGTCCGCCGGGCCCAGCCGGACTGGTCGCGGCGGGAGCTGGACCCGGTCTTCGCCGATCTGCTGTGGTCGCGCACCGAGCGGACGGCCCGGCTGCTGGGCCGTAAGTCCCCGGTGGGGCTGGTGCTGCGCCGCCCCGACGGGCGGACGGTGGTGGCGCACAAGGGCCTCCCGGTGGTGACGGTCACCGGTGAGCCCGGTGAGCTGCTGCTCTTCGCGTTCGGGCGGCAGGAGGCCGCGGCGGTGGGGCTGGAGGGCGACAAGGAGGCGGTGGACCGGCTGGGCAGGGCCGAGCTGGGGATGTAGGCCGTACGGGGGCGGGTTCAGCCCGGGAGTTCCGCGCGGCGCAGCCGGGTGAGGGCCAGTCCGGTCACCCCGCCGGCCGCGCACACCGCGGCGCTGACGACGAAGACCGGGCCGGTCCCCCAGACGGCGACGGCCGCGCCCGTGACCGGGTAGCCGAGCGGGGCGATCGCGTGGGTGAACAGGGTCGTCACCGAGGTGACCCGGCCGAGGTAGGCGGGTTCGGTGACGGTCTGGATCAGGGCTCCGCACAGGGCGCCGCCGAGGCCGGCGAAGAGCCCGACGCAGAGGGCCACCGCGACGGCGAGGGGCACCGACGGGACGTGGGCCAGGGCGCCGACGGCGACCGCGGCGGCCAGGACCGTCAGGCACATCACCAGCCCGGCGCGCGGCACCCGGCCGCGCACGGCGAGCAGCAGGGCGGAGGCGCCGGCCCCGGTCCCGAACGCGGCGACGATCCAGCCCATGCCGGAGGCGCCCCAGCCGCGTTCCCCGGCGAGCAGGACCATGCCGAGGTTGAGCGGTCCGGAGAAGCCCAGTTCGGTGACGGCGACGACGAGGACCAGCGGGCCGAGCAGCGGGTGGCGGCGGATGTGCCGCAGCCCGTCGGCCAGGTCCTGCCGGGCGGTGCCGGACGGTTTGGTGTCCTTCCCGCCGGGCAGCGGCCTGATCCGCAGGGACAGCAGCAGCGGCAGCGACACGGCGAAGAGCACCCCGGCCGCGGCGAAGGCGAGCGCCGGGCCGCCGAGGGCCACCGCGACGCCGCCGAGCGGGGCGCCGACGACGTTGGCGGTGCGGACGGAGAGCCCGCGCAGGCCCTGGACGCGGGCCAGCTGGTCCTCGGTGGTGATCCGGGGTGGCAGGGCGCCGACGGCGGGCAGGAAGAGGGCGTCGACCACGCCGAAGACGAGCGCGACGGCGATCAGCAGCCACAGGGCCGGGGCGGTGAGCAGCAGCGCGCCCGCCAGGCCCAGGACGACCAGGCAGCGGGCGGCGTCGCTGCCGATGACGACGCGGCGCGGTCCGATCCGGTCGGCGAGCACTCCCCCGCCGAGCATCAGCGCGGCCCGGGGTATGGAGCCGGCGGCCAGGACGAGGCCGGTCTGGGTCTCGCTGCCGGTGCGGGCGGCGGCCCAGGCGAGTGCCATGTAGTAGACGCTGTCGCCGATCACGGACGCGGTGTGGGCGCCGAGCCAGCGCAGGACGTTGGCGTCGCGGTGGGCGGGGCGTCCGGCGGTCGGTAAGGGCGTTGCGGTGTCGGTGACGGTCATCCGGGGCGTCCTTCTGGGGCGGTGGCTCAGGTGCGGAACGGGAATCCGTACAGGTGCAGCGCGACGTTCTCGCGGCCTTCCGTGTCGCCGGCCTCGGCGCGGGTGCGGCCGAGGCTCTCGTAGCGGTTGACCAGCTCGCTCATCTCCCGGCCCAGGTCTGCGAGTTCCTCGGCGGTGAGGCGGGCCAGGTACTCGGAGAAGAACGCGGCGCTGCGCCACTCGGGGGGCCAGTTGCTCGACGAGTCGAGGTAGCGGCGGTACATCTCGATGTGCTGGTCGAAGGAGAGCCGGTTGATGGCGGCGTGCGTGGCGGCCTTCTCGGGGGCGTCCCTGAAGTCCTCGTCGTGGAAGGTCAGCCCCTTGGAGGCGGGCTGCCACCAGCGTTCGCGGCCGTCCGTGCCCTGCTGCTCGGCCTCCTCGATCAGGCCGTGGTCGGCGAGCTTGCGCAGGTGGTAGCTGACCAGGGAGACCGCCTCGTCGACCTGGTCGGCGAGCTGGGAGGCGGTGGCGCTGCCCGCGACGTAGAGGGCCCGGTAGAGCTTCATCCGCAGGGGGTGTCCGAACGCCTTCAGGGTCTCCAGGTCCGAGACGCGGCGCGATTCGTTGCTTGCCATGCCCCGACCCTAGATACGAAAGAAAACTTGCGCAATATTTATTGCGCAAGAGAAGTTGCGGGTTTTCGGGGCGGGGCCGAACCGGAACGGCGCCGGAAAAGCCGATCGCCGGGCGGGCCCTGGCGGCCCGTCCGGCGATCGATGGGGTGGTGCGGGGTCAGCGGACCGGGTGGCCGGCCTCCCTGAGCGCGTCCTTGACCTCGGAGATCCGCAGATCGCCGAAGTGGAAGACGGAGGCGGCGAGCACCGCGTCGGCCCCCGCCGCGATGGCGGGCGCGAAGTGGGCGAGCCGGCCCGCGCCGCCGGAGGCGATGACGGGGACGGTCACGTGCTTGCGGACCGCCGTGATCATCTCGGTGTCGTAGCCGTCCTTGGTGCCGTCCGCGTCCATCGAGTTGAGCAGGATCTCGCCCGCGCCCAGCTCGGCGGCGCGGTGCGCCCATTCGACGGCGTCCATGCCGGTGCCCCTGCGGCCGCCGTGCGTGGTGACCTCGAAGCTGCCGTCGGGGGTGCGCCGGGCGTCCACCGAGAGCACCAGGACCTGGCGGCCGAAGCGCTCGGCGATCTCCCGGACGAGGTCGGAGCGGGCGATGGCGGCGGTGTTGACGCCGACCTTGTCCGCGCCGGCCCGCAGCAGCTTGTCGACGTCCTCGGCGGTGCGGACGCCGCCGCCGACCGTCAGCGGGATGAAGACCTGCTCGGCGGTGCGGCGCACCACGTCGTAGGTGGTCTCCCGGTCGCCGCTGGAGGCGGTGATGTCCAGGAAGGTCAGCTCGTCGGCGCCCTCGGCGTCGTACAGCTTCGCCATCTCGACGGGGTCGCCCGCGTCGCGCAGGTTCTGGAAGTTGACGCCCTTGACGACCCGGCCGTTGTCGACGTCCAGGCAGGGGATGACGCGTACCGCGAGGCTCATCGCACACCTGCCCGGTATGCCTCGACCTCGACCTCGACGACCAGGCTCGGGTCCACCAGAGCGGCGACGACGACCATCGTCGCGGCGGGGCGGACCTCGCCGAAGAGCTCCTTGTGGGCCCGGCCGACCTCCTCCGTGTCCCGGACGTGGGTGACGTACATCCGGGTGCGGACGACGTCCTCGCGGCCCAGGCCGAGCTGCTTCAGCGCGTCGAGGGCGACCTTGAAGGAGGTGACGGTCTGCTCGTAGGGGCCGCCCGCGGAGATCTGGCCGTTCTCCACCGAGGTGCAGCCCGAGACCAGGACGAGCCCGTTCGGCAGCTCCACCGCGCGGGAGTAGCCGAACCGCTCCTCCCAGGGGGCGCCGGAGGAGACCCGGTTGACGGAATCGCTCATCCGGAGACCACCTGGAGGGCTTCTTCGAGGGTGAACGCCTTCGCGTACAGCGCCTTGCCGACGATCGCGCCCTCGACGCCCTCCGGGACGAGCGAGGCGATGGCCCGCAGGTCGTCCAGCGAGGAGACGCCGCCGGAGGCGACGACCGGCTTGTCGGTGGCGGCGCAGACGTTCTTCAGGAGTTCCAGGTTGGGGCCCTGGAGGGTGCCGTCCTTGGCGATGTCGGTGACGACGTAGCGGGCGCAGCCCTCGGAGTCGAGGCGGGCGAGCGTCTCGTAGAGGTCGCCGCCGTCACGGGTCCAGCCGCGGCCGCGCAGCGTCGTGCCGCGGACGTCGAGGCCGACGGCGATCTGGTCGCCGTGCTCGGCGATGACCTTGGCGACCCATTCCGGGGTCTCCAGGGCGGCGGTGCCGAGGTTGACCCGGCGGCAGCCGGTGGCGAGGGCCGCGGCGAGCGAGTCGTCGTCGCGGATGCCGCCGGAGAGTTCGACCTTGATGTCCATGGCACCGGCCACCTCGGCGATCAGCGCGCGGTTGTCACCGGTGCCGAAGGCGGCGTCCAGGTCGACGAGGTGCAGCCACTCGGCGCCGGCGCGCTGCCAGGCGAGGGCGGCCTCCAGCGGGGAGCCGTAGGAGGTCTCGGAGCCGGACTCGCCGTGGACGAGCCGGACGGCCTGTCCGTCACGGACATCGACGGCGGGGAGCAGTTCAAGCTTCGGCATTACAGCG encodes the following:
- a CDS encoding anthranilate synthase component I; the protein is MDLDTFRKLAVDRRVIPVSRRLLADGDTPVGLYRKLAAERSGTFLLESAENGRTWSRYSFIGVRSAATLTARDGQAHWLGVPPVGVPVDGDPLEVLRATIETLHTPHDLVVDDGLPPFTGGMVGYLGYDIVRRLERIGDSAEDDLHLPELTMLLTSDLAVLDHWDGSVLLIANAINHNDLSTGVDEAYADAVARLDAMERDLSRPVENTPAALPPSELPPYTALWGGKAYQDAVEDVKERIRAGEAFQVVPSQRFQTPCAASALDVYRVLRATNPSPYMYLFRFDGFDIAGSSPEALVKVEDGRAMVHPIAGTRHRGATPQEDQALADELLADPKERAEHLMLVDLGRNDLGRVCEPGTVEVVDFMSIERYSHVMHIVSTVTGRVAEGRTAFDVLTACFPAGTLSGAPKPRAMQIIEELEPTRRGLYGGCVGYLDFAGDSDTAIAIRTALLRDGTAYVQAGAGVVADSDPVAEDTECRNKAAAVLRAVHTANRLRGA
- the hisI gene encoding phosphoribosyl-AMP cyclohydrolase gives rise to the protein MTSEPTPSTPPPSGNLDPAIAARLKRGADGLVPAIAQQYDTGEVLMLGWMDDEALHRTLTTGRCTYWSRSRQEYWAKGDTSGHIQQVKSVALDCDADTVLVKVDQTGAACHTGDRTCFDADVLPLAQ
- a CDS encoding TIGR03085 family metal-binding protein, encoding MSTHAKRERLLLADLLEAAGPEAPTLCHGWTARDLAAHVVVRERRPDAAGGILVGVLKNRLERVQAEFAAKPYEELVQLIRTGPPRFSPYAVKQVDEAANTVEFYIHAEDVRRAQPDWSRRELDPVFADLLWSRTERTARLLGRKSPVGLVLRRPDGRTVVAHKGLPVVTVTGEPGELLLFAFGRQEAAAVGLEGDKEAVDRLGRAELGM
- a CDS encoding MFS transporter, translating into MTVTDTATPLPTAGRPAHRDANVLRWLGAHTASVIGDSVYYMALAWAAARTGSETQTGLVLAAGSIPRAALMLGGGVLADRIGPRRVVIGSDAARCLVVLGLAGALLLTAPALWLLIAVALVFGVVDALFLPAVGALPPRITTEDQLARVQGLRGLSVRTANVVGAPLGGVAVALGGPALAFAAAGVLFAVSLPLLLSLRIRPLPGGKDTKPSGTARQDLADGLRHIRRHPLLGPLVLVVAVTELGFSGPLNLGMVLLAGERGWGASGMGWIVAAFGTGAGASALLLAVRGRVPRAGLVMCLTVLAAAVAVGALAHVPSVPLAVAVALCVGLFAGLGGALCGALIQTVTEPAYLGRVTSVTTLFTHAIAPLGYPVTGAAVAVWGTGPVFVVSAAVCAAGGVTGLALTRLRRAELPG
- a CDS encoding helix-turn-helix domain-containing protein, which produces MASNESRRVSDLETLKAFGHPLRMKLYRALYVAGSATASQLADQVDEAVSLVSYHLRKLADHGLIEEAEQQGTDGRERWWQPASKGLTFHDEDFRDAPEKAATHAAINRLSFDQHIEMYRRYLDSSSNWPPEWRSAAFFSEYLARLTAEELADLGREMSELVNRYESLGRTRAEAGDTEGRENVALHLYGFPFRT
- the hisF gene encoding imidazole glycerol phosphate synthase subunit HisF — protein: MSLAVRVIPCLDVDNGRVVKGVNFQNLRDAGDPVEMAKLYDAEGADELTFLDITASSGDRETTYDVVRRTAEQVFIPLTVGGGVRTAEDVDKLLRAGADKVGVNTAAIARSDLVREIAERFGRQVLVLSVDARRTPDGSFEVTTHGGRRGTGMDAVEWAHRAAELGAGEILLNSMDADGTKDGYDTEMITAVRKHVTVPVIASGGAGRLAHFAPAIAAGADAVLAASVFHFGDLRISEVKDALREAGHPVR
- a CDS encoding RidA family protein, which gives rise to MSDSVNRVSSGAPWEERFGYSRAVELPNGLVLVSGCTSVENGQISAGGPYEQTVTSFKVALDALKQLGLGREDVVRTRMYVTHVRDTEEVGRAHKELFGEVRPAATMVVVAALVDPSLVVEVEVEAYRAGVR
- the priA gene encoding bifunctional 1-(5-phosphoribosyl)-5-((5-phosphoribosylamino)methylideneamino)imidazole-4-carboxamide isomerase/phosphoribosylanthranilate isomerase PriA, whose product is MPKLELLPAVDVRDGQAVRLVHGESGSETSYGSPLEAALAWQRAGAEWLHLVDLDAAFGTGDNRALIAEVAGAMDIKVELSGGIRDDDSLAAALATGCRRVNLGTAALETPEWVAKVIAEHGDQIAVGLDVRGTTLRGRGWTRDGGDLYETLARLDSEGCARYVVTDIAKDGTLQGPNLELLKNVCAATDKPVVASGGVSSLDDLRAIASLVPEGVEGAIVGKALYAKAFTLEEALQVVSG